GGAACCACCGCTCCGCCACCCAAGTCGAGAGCGAAGCCCTGATTCTCATTCTCCTCATAGCGAGCTCTACTGCGATGTATCCCCGCAGCCCCGCGCCTGCTACTTGCGGGTCCAAGGTTGATTTGCAAGTCTAATCGTGTTTAGCTAATGCACCACCCGAATGAGGCCATCACAGAGGCGTTTACTCGATCGCATGCGAAGACTCTCAGGTATTGTCCTTGTCTTGTGCTTGTCGGCAGCGAGTGTCTGGGCGCAGCAGCTTGTCGGACACTGGGCATTCGACGAAGGCGCCGGGAGCACCGTCCACGACTCCAGCGGAAAGGGCAACGTAGGCGAGATCGTTGGCGCCAAGTGGGCCGCAGGCCCATCGGGCAAGGCCGGCACCGCACTGGAATTCCACGATTCCTCGGCCGAATACCCGTCTTCTCCCAAGACGACTCTTGTACGCATCAAGCACAACGACAGTTTGAATCCGCACAAGGGCTTCGATCTGTCCGCCACCCTCTTTATTGATCCTGCGTTTGCGCCCACATTCTCTGCTGTCATCGCGCAAAAGGGAGAAGGATATGGCTGTTCCTACCGGCTGTTGCTAACCGAGGATTTCAGGCTTAAGGCCGTAGCGGGAAACGAACAT
The sequence above is drawn from the Terriglobales bacterium genome and encodes:
- a CDS encoding LamG-like jellyroll fold domain-containing protein, translating into MRRLSGIVLVLCLSAASVWAQQLVGHWAFDEGAGSTVHDSSGKGNVGEIVGAKWAAGPSGKAGTALEFHDSSAEYPSSPKTTLVRIKHNDSLNPHKGFDLSATLFIDPAFAPTFSAVIAQKGEGYGCSYRLLLTEDFRLKAVAGNEHAVLESSTKLTPGKWVTARASYDGQALKIFIDGKEDASAAIQTTKLPSSDDIIIGKRFSGRIANVAIAIE